A single genomic interval of Cupriavidus necator harbors:
- a CDS encoding OmpW/AlkL family protein: MKTLSLRTRVTCSAIAACAMLGAFATPAAAADDAQGNWMVRLRGTYLDMANSSDPVGGVGPSDRITVNNKWIPEFDVTYFFTPNIAAELVLTVPQKQDVYLDGNKVGTFKHLPPTLLVQYHFIPNGTFRPYIGAGLNFTRIWGADIANNSLQLDSWSVGPALQIGMDYKLTKNWFLNADIKKIWLSSDVKAGDVKVSKVNLDPWLFSMGVGYRF, encoded by the coding sequence ATGAAAACACTCTCTCTCCGCACCCGGGTCACCTGTTCCGCCATCGCCGCCTGCGCCATGCTCGGCGCCTTCGCCACCCCTGCCGCCGCCGCGGACGATGCCCAGGGCAACTGGATGGTGCGCCTGCGCGGCACCTATCTCGACATGGCCAACAGCTCCGACCCCGTCGGCGGCGTCGGCCCGTCGGACCGCATCACGGTCAACAACAAGTGGATTCCCGAGTTCGACGTCACCTACTTCTTCACGCCGAACATCGCCGCCGAACTGGTGCTGACAGTGCCGCAGAAGCAGGACGTCTACCTGGACGGCAACAAGGTCGGCACCTTCAAGCATCTGCCGCCGACGCTGCTGGTGCAGTACCACTTCATCCCCAACGGCACCTTCCGCCCGTATATCGGCGCGGGCCTGAACTTCACCCGCATCTGGGGCGCGGACATCGCCAACAACTCGCTGCAGCTCGATAGCTGGAGCGTCGGTCCCGCGCTGCAGATCGGCATGGACTACAAGCTGACCAAAAACTGGTTTCTCAACGCCGACATCAAGAAGATCTGGCTGTCGAGCGATGTGAAGGCGGGGGATGTCAAGGTATCCAAGGTGAACCTGGATCCGTGGCTGTTCAGCATGGGGGTGGGTTACCGCTTCTGA
- the leuA gene encoding 2-isopropylmalate synthase: MLSNPATKYHPAATVDIPDRTWPARTITRAPRWMSTDLRDGNQALIEPMNPARKLRFFEQLVKIGLKEIEVAFPAASQTDFDFVRMLIEEQRIPEDVNIVVLTQSREDLIRRTVESVRGAARATVHLYNPIAPAWRRIVFNASREEIKEVAVSGTRLIRSLTDAMPGTAWAYEYSPETFSLAELDFSLEVSDAVSAAWQAGPDRPMILNLPTTVECSTPNVFADQVEWMHRRLARREHIALSVHPHNDRGTAVAAAELALMAGADRVEGCLFGNGERTGNVDLVTLALNLYTQGVAPGLDFSDIDAVRQCVEHCNQLPVHPRHPYVGDLVFTAFSGSHQDAIRKGFAQQQPDGIWEVPYLPIDPADLGRSYDAVIRVNSQSGKGGMAYLLEQVHGIYMPRRLQIEFSRAVQAMTDDTGLEASADDLHGLFQREYLAQQTPLRYVSHQLVSDSGGATEIEVQMVRDGKPCSVRGTGNGPIDAFVNALDLPVRVMDYHEHAMSAGADARAACYVEVRVGDSPTGFGAGIDANLVTASLRAVISGVNRHLQAGFGAAQAPQSAEAADA, encoded by the coding sequence ATGCTCAGCAATCCCGCCACCAAGTACCACCCCGCCGCCACCGTCGACATCCCTGACCGCACCTGGCCCGCCCGCACCATCACGCGCGCACCGCGCTGGATGAGCACCGACCTGCGCGACGGCAACCAGGCCCTGATCGAGCCGATGAACCCGGCGCGCAAGCTGCGCTTCTTCGAGCAGCTGGTGAAAATCGGCCTGAAGGAAATCGAAGTGGCGTTCCCCGCCGCCTCGCAGACCGATTTCGACTTCGTGCGCATGCTGATCGAGGAGCAGCGCATCCCCGAAGACGTCAACATCGTGGTGCTGACGCAATCGCGCGAAGACCTGATCCGCCGCACCGTCGAGTCCGTGCGCGGCGCAGCGCGGGCCACGGTGCACCTGTACAACCCGATCGCGCCAGCCTGGCGGCGCATCGTCTTCAATGCCTCGCGTGAAGAGATCAAGGAGGTCGCGGTCTCGGGCACGCGCCTGATCAGGTCGCTGACCGATGCCATGCCTGGCACGGCATGGGCCTATGAATATTCGCCCGAGACTTTCAGCCTGGCCGAGCTCGACTTCTCGCTGGAAGTCAGCGACGCCGTCTCTGCCGCCTGGCAGGCCGGCCCGGACCGGCCAATGATCCTGAACCTGCCGACCACGGTCGAATGCAGCACGCCCAACGTGTTCGCCGACCAGGTCGAATGGATGCACCGCCGCCTGGCACGGCGCGAACACATCGCGCTGTCAGTGCACCCGCACAACGACCGCGGCACCGCGGTGGCCGCCGCGGAGCTGGCGCTGATGGCGGGCGCGGACCGCGTCGAAGGCTGCCTGTTCGGCAACGGCGAGCGCACCGGCAATGTCGACCTGGTGACGCTGGCGCTCAACCTCTATACGCAGGGCGTGGCACCCGGGCTGGACTTCTCCGATATCGACGCAGTGCGCCAGTGCGTTGAGCACTGCAACCAGCTGCCGGTGCATCCGCGCCACCCGTATGTGGGCGACCTGGTATTCACCGCGTTCTCGGGCTCGCACCAGGATGCGATCCGCAAGGGCTTTGCACAGCAGCAGCCGGACGGCATCTGGGAAGTGCCCTACCTGCCGATCGACCCGGCCGACCTGGGCCGCAGCTATGACGCGGTGATCCGCGTCAACAGCCAGTCCGGCAAGGGCGGCATGGCCTACCTGCTGGAGCAGGTGCATGGCATCTACATGCCGCGCCGCCTGCAGATCGAATTCAGCCGCGCGGTGCAGGCCATGACCGACGACACCGGGCTCGAGGCGAGTGCCGATGATCTTCATGGTTTGTTCCAGCGCGAGTACCTCGCGCAGCAGACACCGCTGCGCTATGTATCGCACCAGCTGGTATCTGACAGCGGCGGCGCCACGGAGATCGAAGTGCAGATGGTGCGCGACGGCAAGCCGTGCAGCGTGCGCGGCACCGGCAACGGGCCCATCGATGCCTTCGTCAATGCGCTGGACTTGCCGGTACGCGTGATGGATTACCACGAGCATGCGATGAGCGCCGGCGCGGATGCACGCGCGGCCTGCTACGTGGAAGTGCGCGTGGGCGATTCGCCGACAGGGTTCGGCGCCGGCATCGACGCCAACCTGGTCACGGCATCGCTGCGCGCGGTGATCTCGGGCGTGAACCGGCACCTGCAGGCCGGCTTTGGCGCGGCGCAGGCCCCGCAGTCCGCCGAGGCCGCCGACGCCTGA
- a CDS encoding DUF6587 family protein, whose protein sequence is MTLYHAIETLLVPLIVLACAVSVIARYAPRTRERVKAALAARLGGGAATGWRARLVRWLAPKAAAGCASGCDDGGCNTCGSNTAGTTSGTQDKPAEQVIRFVPKR, encoded by the coding sequence ATGACCCTCTACCACGCCATCGAAACGCTGCTGGTCCCGCTGATCGTGCTGGCATGCGCGGTGTCGGTGATCGCGCGCTACGCGCCGCGCACGCGCGAGCGCGTCAAGGCGGCGCTGGCCGCGCGCCTGGGCGGCGGCGCCGCCACCGGCTGGCGTGCCCGGCTGGTGCGCTGGCTGGCCCCGAAAGCCGCAGCGGGCTGCGCCAGCGGCTGCGACGACGGCGGCTGCAATACCTGCGGATCCAACACCGCCGGCACCACCTCCGGCACGCAGGACAAGCCTGCCGAACAGGTGATTCGCTTCGTGCCCAAGCGCTGA
- the feoB gene encoding ferrous iron transport protein B, translating into MSAAPSTSALRIALVGNPNCGKTALFNRLTGSRQKVANYAGVTVERKEGYFVSPAGRQVRILDLPGAYSLHAASLDEAITRDVCLGRRAGEQRPDLLVSVVDATNLRLHLRFVLELRRLGLPMVVVLNMSDAAARRGIQIDRDKLSAALGVPVVSTVAVKRDGAATLVSLLDDTLPPAPPVTPEPANDIDVHAEVNRLLAAAVSMPARTAALDDRLDRIVLHPVIGLLLLALLLFLMFQAVFSWAEPLMDGIEGGVHWVGEMLGAYLPDGMLKSLLVDGLVAGLGSVVVFLPQILILFLFILTLEESGYLPRAAFLLDRLMMGAGLSGRSFIPLLSSFACAIPGIMATRTIQDPRDRLTTILVAPLMTCSARLPVYALLIGAFIPERTVMGLFNLQGLVLFALYVAGIVSALVVAYALKFFRRDRTDHPLLMELPSYRIPNPRDVAIGLWERARIFLSRVGKVILALTVLLWFLSTFPSAPVGATAPAIDYSFAGMIGHALQKVFAPVGFNWQICIALVPGLAAREVAVGALATVYALSGSEETVATQLAPMIAAQWSLATALSLLAWYVFAPQCISTLAVIRRETDSWKVMALSAAYLTGLAYLAAFVTYRVALMFS; encoded by the coding sequence ATGTCTGCAGCTCCTTCCACTTCCGCCCTGCGCATTGCGCTGGTCGGCAATCCCAATTGCGGCAAGACCGCACTGTTCAACCGCCTGACCGGCAGCCGCCAGAAGGTGGCCAACTATGCGGGCGTGACCGTCGAGCGCAAGGAAGGCTACTTCGTGTCGCCGGCCGGGCGCCAGGTGCGCATCCTGGACCTGCCGGGCGCCTACAGCCTGCACGCGGCCAGCCTCGATGAAGCCATCACGCGCGATGTCTGCCTGGGCAGGCGTGCCGGCGAGCAGCGCCCGGACCTGCTGGTGTCGGTGGTCGATGCGACCAACCTGCGCCTGCACCTGCGCTTCGTGCTGGAACTGCGCCGCCTGGGCCTGCCCATGGTGGTCGTGCTCAATATGAGCGACGCCGCCGCGCGGCGCGGCATCCAGATCGATCGCGACAAGCTGTCGGCCGCGCTGGGCGTGCCGGTGGTCAGCACCGTGGCGGTGAAGCGCGACGGCGCCGCGACACTGGTCAGCCTGCTTGACGACACCCTGCCGCCGGCCCCGCCGGTCACGCCGGAACCCGCCAACGACATTGACGTGCATGCCGAGGTCAACCGCCTGCTGGCGGCCGCGGTCAGCATGCCGGCGCGCACCGCCGCGCTGGATGACCGCCTCGACCGCATCGTGCTGCATCCGGTGATCGGCCTGCTGCTGCTGGCGCTGCTGCTGTTCCTGATGTTCCAGGCGGTGTTCTCGTGGGCCGAGCCGTTGATGGACGGCATCGAGGGCGGTGTGCACTGGGTCGGCGAGATGCTGGGCGCCTACCTGCCCGACGGCATGCTCAAGAGCCTGCTGGTCGACGGCCTGGTCGCAGGCCTGGGCAGCGTGGTGGTGTTCCTGCCGCAGATCCTGATCCTGTTTCTGTTCATCCTGACGCTGGAGGAATCCGGCTACCTGCCGCGCGCGGCCTTCCTGCTGGACCGCCTGATGATGGGCGCGGGGCTGTCGGGGCGCTCGTTTATCCCGTTGCTGTCCAGCTTTGCCTGCGCCATCCCCGGCATCATGGCCACGCGCACCATCCAGGACCCGCGCGACCGGCTCACCACCATCCTGGTGGCGCCGCTGATGACCTGCTCGGCACGGCTGCCGGTGTATGCGCTGCTGATCGGCGCCTTCATCCCCGAGCGCACCGTGATGGGCCTGTTCAACCTGCAGGGGCTGGTGCTGTTCGCGCTGTACGTGGCCGGCATCGTCAGCGCGCTGGTGGTGGCCTACGCGCTCAAGTTCTTCCGCCGCGACCGCACCGACCATCCGCTGCTGATGGAGCTGCCGTCGTACCGCATCCCCAATCCGCGCGATGTGGCCATCGGCCTGTGGGAGCGTGCCCGCATCTTCCTGTCGCGGGTGGGCAAGGTGATCCTGGCGCTGACGGTGCTGCTGTGGTTCCTGTCGACCTTCCCGTCCGCGCCCGTGGGCGCGACCGCGCCGGCCATCGACTACAGCTTTGCCGGCATGATCGGCCATGCGCTGCAGAAGGTGTTCGCACCGGTGGGCTTCAACTGGCAGATCTGCATTGCGCTGGTGCCGGGCCTGGCCGCGCGCGAAGTGGCCGTGGGCGCGCTGGCTACCGTCTATGCGCTGTCGGGCAGCGAAGAGACCGTGGCCACGCAGCTGGCGCCGATGATCGCCGCGCAATGGTCGCTGGCCACCGCGCTGTCGCTGCTGGCCTGGTACGTGTTCGCACCGCAGTGCATCTCCACGCTGGCAGTGATCCGGCGCGAGACCGACTCGTGGAAGGTGATGGCGCTGTCGGCGGCCTACCTGACCGGGCTGGCCTACCTGGCGGCCTTCGTGACCTACCGCGTCGCGCTGATGTTCAGCTGA
- a CDS encoding FeoA family protein, with amino-acid sequence MRLSELPRRTPAVVQSVDDATPGDPVARRLRELGFVPGEAVQIIAYGPFGMDPLVAQVGFTRFALRRSEAARIGVAVASASVTSIAPATQGGDQTAKPSAKRTA; translated from the coding sequence ATGCGGTTGTCTGAACTTCCACGGCGCACGCCCGCCGTTGTGCAATCGGTGGACGACGCCACCCCGGGAGACCCGGTCGCGCGCCGCCTGCGCGAACTGGGCTTCGTCCCCGGTGAAGCCGTACAGATCATCGCCTACGGCCCCTTCGGCATGGACCCGCTGGTGGCACAGGTAGGCTTCACCCGCTTTGCGCTGCGCCGCTCGGAAGCGGCACGCATCGGCGTAGCGGTCGCCAGCGCCTCGGTCACCAGCATCGCCCCCGCCACGCAGGGCGGCGACCAGACCGCCAAACCGTCCGCAAAACGGACTGCCTGA
- a CDS encoding LysR substrate-binding domain-containing protein, whose translation MEFRHLRYFLVLAEELHFGRAARRLAISQPPLSLNIQQLEASVGARLFDRDSRGVRLTAAGRAFRESATALLAQAEAARVLAREIEAGAIGRLRVGFVGSMLYRGLPQTLRAFQAAYPGIQVALTELNSQEQIDALLHDELDVAFIHTGRVPDTLQATLVHSEPFVCCLPADHALAALPELPLAALRGKPFVLFSRKASPDYYSRIFDMCAAQGFYPQIRHEVRHWLSVVSLVSQGMGVAVVPAALARSGMAGAAFRPLADASVRSEVYCAWKTAPDHPARDHFVGMVREMTAAAHGSPKEKATGP comes from the coding sequence ATGGAATTCCGCCACCTGCGTTACTTCCTCGTGCTGGCCGAGGAACTGCACTTCGGGCGTGCCGCGCGCCGGCTTGCCATTTCCCAGCCGCCGCTGTCGCTCAATATCCAGCAGCTGGAGGCCTCGGTCGGGGCGCGGCTGTTCGACCGCGACAGCCGCGGCGTGCGGCTGACCGCGGCCGGACGGGCCTTCCGCGAATCGGCCACGGCGCTGCTGGCGCAGGCTGAGGCGGCGCGGGTGCTGGCACGCGAGATCGAGGCGGGCGCGATCGGGCGGCTGCGGGTGGGCTTTGTCGGCTCGATGCTGTATCGCGGCTTGCCACAGACGCTGCGCGCGTTCCAGGCGGCCTATCCCGGCATCCAGGTGGCGCTGACCGAGCTCAACTCGCAGGAGCAGATCGACGCGCTGCTGCACGACGAGCTCGACGTCGCCTTTATCCACACCGGCCGCGTGCCGGACACGCTGCAGGCTACGCTGGTGCACAGCGAGCCCTTTGTCTGCTGCCTGCCGGCCGACCATGCGCTGGCCGCGCTGCCGGAGTTGCCGCTGGCGGCATTGCGCGGCAAGCCGTTCGTGCTGTTCTCGCGCAAGGCCTCGCCGGACTACTACAGCCGCATCTTCGACATGTGCGCGGCGCAGGGCTTCTACCCGCAGATCCGGCATGAAGTCCGGCACTGGCTGTCGGTGGTGTCGCTGGTGTCGCAGGGAATGGGCGTGGCGGTGGTGCCGGCGGCGCTGGCGCGCTCCGGCATGGCCGGGGCCGCGTTCCGGCCACTGGCCGACGCGTCGGTACGCTCGGAGGTCTACTGCGCGTGGAAGACGGCGCCGGACCATCCGGCGCGCGACCATTTCGTCGGCATGGTGCGGGAGATGACAGCCGCCGCCCACGGCAGCCCCAAAGAAAAAGCCACCGGTCCATAG
- a CDS encoding acyl-CoA dehydrogenase family protein: MPSSAVRDTTLQAPCAASAAAHPVPDRQGGSLFAADPDLRALLPLYLPPDLFNHLLPHLERMGALAGGVLDELAGVADRHPPELTYRTRAGVDAQRIDKHPAYVEMERVAFAEFGLAAASHRGGVLGWDKPMPPAAKYALTYLFVQAEFGLCCPLSMTDSLTRTLRKFGDPALVGRYLPNLTTQVFDDLYQGAMFMTEQGAGSDVAATATRAVRDASAEGGWRLLGDKWFCSNPDAALAMVLARVEDEAGNAVPGHKGVSLFLLPRKLADGSDNHYRIIRLKDKLGTRSMASGEIRLEGAHAWLVGEPGRGFVQMADMINNSRLSNGVRAAGLMRRALTEGLFIARERQAFGKRLQDMPLMRRQLLKLTLPTEQARTMVFQTAEALRRADAGEADAYPLMRILTPLIKFRACRDARKVTGDAMEIRGGCGYIEEWSDPRLVRDAHLGSIWEGTSNIVALDVLRAVRREGALPVLQAHLAGLLADTPMHAAARAVFERAIAAAANLAAQAAEAGADGELLARQAASALYHVTSAVAMAWEAGRIGSVRRMRLAQLVLRHRVLPQDPLAAQAEPEWLAETVAPVDGTVRAAGAVDQVNVF; this comes from the coding sequence ATGCCATCCAGCGCCGTGCGCGACACCACACTTCAAGCCCCTTGCGCCGCATCGGCCGCTGCCCACCCGGTACCGGACCGCCAGGGCGGCAGCCTGTTTGCCGCCGACCCCGACCTGCGCGCGCTGCTGCCGCTCTACCTGCCGCCCGACCTGTTCAACCACCTGCTGCCGCACCTGGAGCGCATGGGTGCGCTGGCCGGCGGCGTGCTCGACGAACTGGCCGGCGTGGCCGACCGCCATCCCCCCGAACTCACCTACCGTACCCGCGCGGGCGTGGATGCGCAGCGCATCGACAAGCATCCGGCCTATGTGGAGATGGAGCGCGTGGCCTTTGCCGAATTCGGCCTGGCGGCGGCGTCGCATCGCGGCGGGGTGCTGGGCTGGGACAAGCCCATGCCGCCAGCGGCTAAGTACGCACTCACATATCTGTTTGTGCAGGCCGAGTTCGGCCTGTGCTGCCCGCTCTCGATGACCGATTCGCTGACGCGCACGCTGCGCAAGTTCGGCGACCCGGCGCTGGTCGGGCGCTACCTGCCCAACCTGACCACCCAGGTGTTCGATGATCTGTACCAGGGCGCGATGTTCATGACCGAGCAGGGCGCCGGCTCCGACGTCGCCGCCACTGCCACCCGCGCGGTGCGCGACGCTTCGGCCGAGGGCGGCTGGCGCCTGCTGGGCGACAAGTGGTTCTGCTCCAACCCCGATGCCGCGCTGGCGATGGTGCTGGCGCGCGTGGAGGATGAGGCCGGCAACGCCGTGCCGGGCCACAAGGGCGTGTCGCTGTTCCTGCTGCCGCGCAAGCTGGCCGATGGCAGCGACAACCACTACCGCATCATCCGCCTGAAGGACAAGCTGGGCACGCGCTCGATGGCCAGCGGCGAGATCCGGCTGGAAGGCGCGCATGCCTGGCTGGTCGGCGAACCCGGCCGCGGCTTCGTGCAGATGGCCGACATGATCAACAACTCGCGCCTGTCCAACGGCGTGCGCGCCGCCGGCCTGATGCGCCGCGCGCTGACCGAGGGCCTGTTCATCGCACGCGAGCGCCAGGCGTTCGGCAAGCGCCTGCAGGACATGCCGCTGATGCGCCGCCAGCTGCTCAAGCTGACCCTGCCCACCGAGCAGGCGCGCACCATGGTGTTCCAGACCGCCGAAGCGCTGCGCCGCGCAGATGCCGGCGAGGCCGACGCCTACCCGCTGATGCGCATCCTGACGCCGCTGATCAAGTTCCGCGCCTGCCGCGATGCGCGCAAGGTCACCGGCGACGCCATGGAGATCCGCGGCGGCTGCGGCTATATCGAGGAATGGAGTGATCCGCGCCTGGTGCGCGACGCCCACCTTGGCTCGATCTGGGAGGGCACCAGCAATATCGTTGCGCTCGACGTGCTGCGCGCGGTCCGCCGCGAAGGCGCGCTGCCGGTGCTGCAGGCACACCTGGCTGGCCTGCTGGCCGATACGCCGATGCATGCGGCGGCGCGTGCCGTGTTCGAACGCGCCATCGCCGCCGCTGCGAATCTGGCCGCGCAAGCCGCTGAGGCCGGCGCCGACGGCGAACTGCTGGCGCGCCAGGCGGCCTCGGCGCTGTACCACGTCACCAGCGCGGTGGCGATGGCCTGGGAGGCCGGGCGCATCGGCTCGGTGCGCCGCATGCGGCTGGCGCAGCTGGTGCTGCGCCATCGCGTGCTGCCGCAGGACCCGCTGGCCGCGCAGGCCGAGCCCGAATGGCTGGCCGAGACCGTCGCGCCGGTTGACGGCACCGTGCGTGCCGCCGGCGCGGTCGACCAGGTCAACGTGTTCTGA
- a CDS encoding Bug family tripartite tricarboxylate transporter substrate binding protein, whose translation MKLWHRVAAIAACSLFIAPAFAQKDFPSKPIMMVVTYPPGGPTDAMARTLAAALKTSLGQPVVVENRAGAGGNIGAEVVARAEPDGYTLMFGTSAPLAINVSLYRKINYDPVKSFAPVIQIGQLPNVLVVNPSVPAKNVAELIAYGKAHPGKLTYASSGNGASSHLAGVLFNNVTGTDFQHIPYKGTGPALNDLLGGQVSMTFTDVLTAMPFIKSGKVRALGVTTKARSQALPDVPTVAEQGVPGFDVSVFFGVVAPAGTPPEVIGKLNRAFADALKQPEVRKTLQAQGLEFAPSTTPEQLGGFVKAEVGKWRAVVQKSGAQLD comes from the coding sequence ATGAAACTCTGGCACCGCGTAGCGGCCATCGCCGCCTGCTCGCTCTTTATCGCCCCCGCCTTCGCGCAGAAGGACTTTCCGTCCAAGCCGATCATGATGGTCGTCACCTACCCGCCGGGTGGCCCCACCGATGCCATGGCGCGCACGCTTGCCGCTGCGCTCAAGACCAGCCTTGGCCAGCCGGTGGTGGTGGAAAACCGCGCCGGCGCCGGCGGCAACATCGGTGCCGAGGTGGTGGCGCGCGCCGAGCCCGACGGCTACACGCTGATGTTCGGCACCTCGGCGCCGCTGGCGATCAACGTCAGCCTGTACCGCAAGATCAACTACGACCCGGTCAAGAGCTTCGCGCCGGTGATCCAGATCGGCCAGCTGCCCAATGTACTGGTGGTCAACCCGTCCGTGCCGGCGAAGAACGTCGCGGAGCTGATCGCCTATGGCAAGGCGCACCCGGGCAAGCTGACCTATGCCTCGTCCGGCAACGGCGCCTCGTCGCACCTGGCGGGGGTGCTGTTCAACAACGTCACCGGCACCGATTTCCAGCACATCCCGTACAAGGGCACCGGTCCCGCGCTGAACGACCTGCTGGGCGGGCAGGTCAGCATGACCTTCACCGATGTGCTGACCGCGATGCCCTTCATCAAGAGCGGCAAGGTGCGCGCACTGGGCGTCACCACCAAGGCGCGCTCGCAGGCGCTGCCGGATGTGCCGACCGTGGCCGAGCAGGGCGTGCCAGGTTTCGATGTATCGGTGTTCTTCGGCGTGGTCGCGCCCGCCGGCACGCCGCCCGAAGTGATCGGCAAGCTCAACCGTGCCTTTGCCGATGCGCTCAAGCAGCCCGAGGTGCGCAAGACCCTGCAGGCGCAGGGCCTGGAGTTCGCGCCGTCGACCACGCCCGAGCAGCTTGGCGGCTTCGTCAAGGCCGAGGTCGGCAAGTGGCGCGCCGTGGTGCAGAAGTCCGGCGCCCAGCTTGACTGA
- a CDS encoding CaiB/BaiF CoA transferase family protein — translation MTQTSPGALAGIRVVDLSRILGGPYCGQILGDHGADVLKIEPPQGDDTRTWGPPFKDGVASYYFGLNRNKRVMRLDLTAEADREVLLALLAEADVLVENFKTGTMEKWGLGYDTLSARFPRLVHCRVSGFGADGPLGGLPGYDAAIQAMSGIMSINGEADGDPLRVGLPVVDMVTGLNAVIGVLLALQERARSGRGQFVEAALYDSGLSLLHPHAANWFMSGKTPQRTGNAHPNIYPYDTVATATDPIFLAVGNDRQFRILCEHLRLPALADDERYATAGARSVNRVALKAELEARLCEFDGKVLADELVAAGVPCAPVLSVADALQHPHTQHREMVVEMEGGYKGLGAPVKLSRTPATYRYAPLTEGDEFLD, via the coding sequence ATGACCCAAACCAGCCCCGGCGCGCTCGCCGGCATCCGCGTGGTCGACCTGTCGCGCATCCTGGGCGGCCCGTACTGCGGCCAGATCCTGGGCGACCACGGCGCCGACGTGCTCAAGATCGAACCGCCGCAGGGCGACGACACCCGCACCTGGGGGCCGCCGTTCAAGGACGGCGTGGCCTCTTACTACTTCGGCCTGAACCGCAACAAGCGCGTGATGCGGCTGGACCTGACCGCCGAGGCGGATCGTGAAGTCCTGCTTGCGCTGCTGGCCGAGGCCGACGTGCTGGTCGAGAACTTCAAGACCGGCACCATGGAGAAGTGGGGGCTGGGCTACGACACGCTGTCCGCGCGCTTCCCGCGGCTGGTCCATTGCCGCGTGTCCGGCTTCGGCGCGGATGGCCCGCTGGGCGGCCTGCCCGGCTACGACGCCGCCATCCAGGCCATGTCCGGCATCATGAGCATCAACGGCGAGGCCGATGGCGATCCGCTGCGCGTGGGTTTGCCGGTGGTGGACATGGTGACCGGCCTGAACGCCGTGATCGGCGTGCTGCTGGCACTGCAGGAGCGCGCGCGCAGCGGGCGCGGCCAGTTCGTCGAGGCCGCGCTCTATGACTCCGGCCTGTCGCTGCTGCATCCGCATGCGGCCAACTGGTTCATGAGCGGCAAGACGCCGCAGCGCACCGGCAATGCGCATCCCAACATCTACCCGTACGACACGGTGGCGACCGCCACCGACCCGATCTTCCTGGCGGTGGGCAACGACCGGCAGTTCCGCATCCTGTGCGAGCACCTGCGGCTGCCTGCACTGGCCGATGACGAGCGCTATGCCACGGCGGGCGCGCGCTCGGTGAACCGCGTGGCGCTGAAGGCGGAACTGGAAGCCAGGCTGTGCGAGTTCGATGGCAAGGTGCTGGCCGACGAGCTGGTGGCCGCGGGCGTGCCCTGCGCGCCGGTGCTGTCCGTGGCCGACGCCTTGCAGCATCCGCATACGCAGCACCGCGAGATGGTGGTGGAGATGGAGGGCGGCTACAAAGGGCTGGGTGCGCCGGTCAAGCTGAGCCGGACGCCGGCGACGTACCGGTATGCGCCGCTCACCGAAGGGGACGAGTTCCTGGATTAG